The Microcoleus sp. AS-A8 genome has a window encoding:
- a CDS encoding ATP-binding protein, with amino-acid sequence MLQSVQDFFSGNFMAHGYCFLWKPELVWLHAGSDFLIGLAYYSIPLMLLYFVRQRQDVPFQGIFLLFSAFILSCGTGHLLEIWTLWHPVYWLSGLMKGITAIVSLYTASELVPLIPKALALPSPAELEAANVALEKQIVERKEAEYALRRAKQELEQRVDERTRELARANEVLQAEIMERQLAESALAERERYLAALAEVQHRLLSLKGDKNYYTSILELLGQSAKASHVYVFENFYDSRGELWSRPCAQWYVPHLYDESDSAKCPYLPYETCLPRWTQILARGETIMGLVSDFPEQERFILEQMGILSLLVLPLSVNDQFFGFIVFDNCTTAKVWSASAVDLLRAAAAALSLQHERSKAEVALRRSEAQLREQATQLEQALNKIKETQTQLVQSEKMYSLGMMVAGIAHEINNPVGFVYGNITPASESIQDLLELVNLYREHYPNPVSVIQEYAETIDLDFVMDDLPKLLQSMKVGAERLRDIVASLRTFSRIDQGEMKQVNIHEGLDTTLQILQHRLKEKPGRPAIEVIKNYGKITSVECYSGQINQVIMNILANAIDALDSMIISSENSESERLMAHPYPQIQIHTELLNVRQCPSNSASIVIRIIDNGPGMTERVKLLLFDPFFTTKPIGQGTGLGLSISYQIIVAKHGGQLRCVSAPGEGTEFIIEIPIQQCHRKCCTSRQETSEPHKLSAKNWQLCSS; translated from the coding sequence ATGCTGCAATCTGTACAAGACTTTTTCTCTGGAAATTTCATGGCACACGGCTACTGCTTCCTCTGGAAGCCAGAATTAGTGTGGTTGCACGCCGGCTCGGACTTCTTGATTGGCCTCGCCTACTATTCGATTCCTCTGATGCTGCTCTATTTTGTGCGTCAGCGTCAGGATGTGCCTTTCCAAGGAATTTTCCTACTCTTTAGTGCCTTTATTTTGTCCTGTGGCACGGGTCACTTACTAGAAATATGGACACTTTGGCACCCCGTTTATTGGCTTTCGGGTCTGATGAAAGGAATTACCGCGATAGTTTCCCTGTATACGGCTTCAGAATTAGTGCCTCTGATCCCAAAGGCTTTAGCATTACCCAGTCCAGCCGAACTCGAAGCCGCGAACGTTGCTCTGGAAAAACAAATTGTTGAGCGTAAGGAAGCGGAGTATGCCTTGCGCCGAGCGAAACAAGAGTTAGAACAACGAGTGGACGAACGGACGAGAGAACTGGCAAGAGCCAATGAAGTTTTGCAAGCTGAAATCATGGAGCGCCAGTTAGCCGAGTCAGCGTTGGCAGAGCGCGAACGATATTTGGCGGCCTTAGCCGAAGTGCAGCACCGCTTGTTATCTCTCAAAGGGGATAAAAACTACTACACCTCAATTCTGGAGCTGCTGGGACAATCAGCTAAAGCCAGTCACGTTTATGTGTTTGAGAATTTTTACGATAGTAGGGGCGAGTTGTGGAGTCGTCCCTGCGCCCAATGGTATGTTCCTCACCTCTACGATGAAAGCGACAGTGCCAAATGTCCGTATTTGCCTTATGAAACCTGTTTACCCCGATGGACTCAGATTTTGGCACGGGGTGAAACCATTATGGGACTCGTCAGCGACTTTCCTGAACAAGAGCGTTTTATTTTGGAGCAAATGGGGATTTTATCTCTATTAGTTTTGCCCCTATCCGTGAACGATCAGTTCTTCGGGTTCATTGTCTTCGACAACTGTACAACAGCAAAGGTATGGTCAGCATCGGCAGTGGACTTGTTAAGGGCAGCGGCGGCAGCACTCTCTCTCCAGCACGAGCGCTCTAAAGCGGAGGTGGCTCTGCGGCGATCGGAAGCTCAACTTAGAGAACAAGCGACTCAACTGGAGCAAGCGCTGAACAAGATTAAGGAAACACAAACCCAGCTAGTACAGAGTGAAAAAATGTATAGCTTGGGCATGATGGTGGCTGGCATTGCCCATGAAATTAATAATCCAGTCGGTTTTGTTTACGGGAATATTACCCCAGCCAGCGAATCGATCCAAGACCTGCTGGAGCTGGTCAATCTCTATCGAGAGCATTATCCAAATCCGGTATCTGTGATTCAGGAGTATGCAGAGACGATAGATTTGGACTTTGTCATGGACGATTTGCCTAAGCTATTGCAATCGATGAAAGTGGGAGCCGAGCGACTTCGTGATATTGTCGCCTCTCTGCGGACATTCTCGCGCATCGATCAAGGAGAAATGAAGCAAGTTAATATTCACGAAGGTCTCGATACAACCTTACAAATTTTGCAGCATCGATTGAAGGAAAAGCCGGGACGCCCTGCCATTGAGGTAATAAAAAATTACGGGAAAATAACCTCTGTTGAGTGTTATTCTGGGCAGATAAATCAAGTCATTATGAATATTTTGGCGAATGCCATTGATGCTTTGGACTCGATGATAATTAGCAGTGAAAATAGCGAAAGTGAGAGGCTCATGGCTCATCCTTATCCTCAGATTCAGATTCACACAGAACTGCTAAATGTGAGGCAATGCCCTTCAAACTCAGCGAGTATCGTTATCCGGATCATCGACAACGGCCCCGGCATGACCGAACGGGTGAAGCTTCTGCTTTTTGATCCTTTTTTTACAACCAAACCTATCGGTCAGGGAACGGGCCTTGGGTTGTCGATTAGCTATCAAATTATTGTGGCGAAACACGGGGGGCAATTACGATGTGTATCCGCACCCGGAGAAGGTACGGAGTTTATTATTGAGAT
- a CDS encoding pentapeptide repeat-containing protein, which yields MNPDELLRKYAAGERDFSLANLGGINLKQTNLRGIDFSHANLSQANLSQVNLIRATLGTADLQGSDLEGANLQNSDLSGADLMGANLNAANLSFADLTGADLTGANLMIAGLVGADLNAANLYEAKLIGAHLQGASLIGANLSRANLYASYLYETDLSEANLHQVNLQRTLYNPRTQFPPSFDPVEAGAYLIAPQVSLSGVNLRGVLLSGVNLHRANLSRTDLSEANLIWADLSEADLSGANLSGANLSGANLSGANLSGANLDDANLSGTTMPNGELHNVQRIGRAATNSSSKCS from the coding sequence ATGAATCCTGATGAACTCTTGAGGAAATATGCCGCGGGAGAAAGAGACTTTTCTCTAGCCAACCTAGGTGGAATCAACCTTAAACAAACGAACCTCAGGGGAATAGATTTCTCTCACGCCAATCTGAGCCAAGCCAACCTATCACAGGTAAATTTAATCCGCGCTACTTTGGGGACAGCGGATTTACAAGGCTCAGACCTAGAGGGCGCTAACCTGCAAAACTCAGACCTGAGCGGTGCTGATTTGATGGGTGCTAACCTGAATGCCGCTAACCTAAGTTTTGCGGATTTAACAGGTGCAGATTTAACGGGAGCCAATTTGATGATTGCTGGATTGGTTGGCGCAGATCTCAATGCAGCCAATCTGTATGAAGCGAAATTAATTGGCGCTCACCTCCAGGGAGCGTCGCTGATTGGAGCCAATCTGTCTCGAGCCAATCTCTATGCCAGTTACTTATATGAAACAGATTTGAGTGAAGCCAACCTCCATCAGGTCAACTTGCAACGAACTCTCTATAACCCAAGAACCCAGTTTCCTCCATCGTTTGACCCAGTTGAGGCGGGAGCCTACTTGATTGCGCCTCAGGTATCGCTGTCAGGGGTCAATTTGAGAGGCGTGTTGCTTTCGGGTGTCAACCTTCATCGAGCCAATCTGAGTCGGACAGACCTAAGTGAGGCCAACTTAATTTGGGCTGACTTGAGTGAGGCCGATTTGAGTGGAGCCAATCTCAGTGGAGCGAACTTGAGTGGAGCCAATCTCAGTGGAGCGAACTTGAGTGGAGCCAACCTCGATGATGCTAACCTGAGTGGTACGACAATGCCCAATGGTGAATTGCACAACGTCCAAAGAATCGGGCGAGCTGCGACAAATTCTTCCTCGAAGTGTAGTTAG
- a CDS encoding PAS domain S-box protein, with protein MNRFLTLSFDLFCITQDNGYFQQINPAWENVLGWTVSELQNSPWLELVHPDDVELTLNSEKLYFQNSFVEYENRYRHKDGSYRWLSWRVSNTEDGLVYRVAKDITAAKQVEEVAVSSAEGRNDCTLQPAELDLQRAVAELTEWKNRYEAAGQINGLLLYEWNSQTEEIIWGSNVEQVFGYAEEELSGSLELWMELIHPDDLEKVIQELNRVIATKERLHVEYRMRQKDGSYIILEDNGRFYPDSAGQLNRMVGFIANITERRRAQIELKKAYQQLELLVDNSPLAILEWDKDFRLQRWSKQAEKIFGWNATEVLNHHPQEWQFVYEEDAPRVDHILGQLLDGTLQRTVDENRNYTKEGKIVYCEWYNSVLFDESSNLVSILSLVLDISDRKQTEAVLQQVMTDLETRVEERTAELQQINGQLSAEITERLRTEAALRHSEEQFRRVFEEAPIGMALASKDKRFLKVNQALLEMLGYSESEFMSLSCEAITHPEDWERIPPYLEQINQGEIDGFQVEERFLTNHQEIVWGNLTSMVLRDASGDILYRLEMVEDITERRQAEAAVRQSEEQFRRVFDKAPIGMSLASLDNRYLRINRSFFEMLGYTESELMALSFMDITHGEDLELEIPFMEQLINGEIDRFALEKRYLKKNQEIVWVNLTLIALRDQAGFILYTLAMIEDITVRKQAQEALQQSEARYRAIIEDQTELICRYQPDGSLTFVNDAYCRYFHKQRSELMGYSFMPVIPEDDQPLVTQNISSLCVEQPIVAHEHRIILPGGEIRWQQWTNRALFDESGNILELQGVGRDITELKQAEAEIVKALERERELSELRSQFVSLVSHEFRTPLTTIQSSAELLERYNNRLSEEKKQNHYRRIQHAVQRMTQLLEDVLTIGKAEAGKLKFTPSPMDLVVFCRDLVESLQMSAKPQHQLNFVVIGDGSGAQMDEKLLGHILTNLLTNAIKYSPDGGTVQFDLICDRTWAIFRIEDSGIGIPHEDLERLFESFGRASNVGAIPGTGLGLAIVKRCVDLHKGEITVKSEIGVGTTFTVTLPLQP; from the coding sequence TTGAATAGATTTCTGACCTTATCATTCGACTTATTCTGCATCACCCAGGACAATGGCTATTTCCAGCAGATCAATCCAGCGTGGGAAAATGTGCTGGGATGGACGGTATCTGAGTTACAAAACAGCCCTTGGCTTGAACTTGTTCATCCCGATGATGTGGAGTTGACGCTGAATAGCGAAAAGCTGTATTTCCAAAACAGCTTCGTCGAATATGAAAATCGCTATCGCCACAAAGATGGAAGTTATCGTTGGCTATCTTGGCGGGTATCCAATACAGAAGATGGACTCGTCTATAGAGTAGCGAAGGACATTACTGCGGCAAAACAAGTAGAAGAGGTAGCTGTTTCCAGTGCTGAAGGTCGTAACGATTGTACACTTCAGCCAGCGGAATTGGATTTGCAACGAGCCGTTGCAGAATTAACCGAATGGAAAAATCGCTATGAAGCAGCCGGTCAAATTAATGGTTTGTTGCTTTATGAATGGAATAGTCAGACAGAGGAAATTATTTGGGGTTCTAATGTTGAACAAGTCTTTGGTTATGCCGAGGAAGAACTCTCAGGCTCTTTAGAATTGTGGATGGAGTTAATTCATCCCGATGACCTAGAAAAAGTTATCCAAGAGCTTAACCGAGTTATTGCCACTAAAGAACGACTCCATGTTGAATATCGGATGCGTCAAAAGGACGGTAGTTACATCATCCTGGAAGACAATGGAAGGTTTTACCCCGATAGTGCGGGTCAGCTCAATCGCATGGTGGGATTTATTGCTAATATCACGGAGCGCAGGCGGGCACAAATAGAGCTAAAAAAAGCCTATCAGCAATTGGAACTTTTAGTCGATAATTCGCCTTTAGCCATTCTGGAGTGGGACAAGGACTTTCGCTTGCAGCGTTGGTCGAAGCAGGCAGAAAAAATATTTGGCTGGAATGCCACTGAGGTTCTCAATCACCATCCCCAAGAATGGCAGTTCGTCTATGAAGAAGACGCTCCAAGGGTCGATCATATCCTGGGTCAATTACTGGATGGAACTCTACAACGCACCGTAGACGAAAATCGCAACTATACCAAAGAGGGAAAAATCGTTTATTGCGAATGGTACAACTCTGTACTCTTCGATGAGTCGAGCAATTTGGTGTCAATTTTATCCCTAGTCTTGGATATTAGCGATCGCAAACAGACTGAAGCCGTACTGCAACAGGTGATGACTGACTTAGAAACGAGAGTCGAGGAGCGTACAGCGGAACTTCAGCAGATTAATGGGCAACTGAGTGCAGAGATTACTGAGCGCCTGCGGACAGAAGCAGCTCTTCGTCACAGCGAAGAACAATTCCGCCGGGTGTTTGAAGAAGCCCCCATCGGTATGGCACTCGCCAGTAAAGACAAGCGCTTTTTAAAAGTAAATCAAGCCTTACTTGAAATGCTGGGGTATAGTGAGTCGGAATTCATGAGTCTAAGCTGTGAGGCTATCACCCATCCCGAAGACTGGGAGCGAATACCCCCCTATCTTGAGCAGATCAATCAAGGAGAAATTGACGGCTTTCAGGTAGAAGAACGTTTCCTAACCAATCATCAAGAAATTGTTTGGGGAAATTTAACCTCGATGGTGTTGCGGGATGCATCGGGAGACATCCTTTACAGGCTAGAAATGGTTGAGGACATCACGGAACGTCGGCAAGCAGAAGCGGCGGTTCGCCAGAGTGAAGAACAATTCCGCCGTGTGTTTGACAAAGCACCGATTGGCATGTCTTTAGCTAGCTTGGATAATCGTTATCTCAGAATCAATCGCTCCTTTTTTGAGATGCTGGGGTACACCGAATCTGAACTCATGGCGCTTAGCTTTATGGATATTACCCATGGGGAAGATTTAGAGTTGGAAATTCCCTTTATGGAGCAACTCATCAACGGGGAAATTGACCGCTTTGCCTTAGAAAAGCGTTACCTCAAAAAGAATCAAGAGATTGTCTGGGTGAATTTAACGTTGATTGCTTTGCGCGATCAAGCTGGGTTTATCCTTTATACATTAGCCATGATCGAGGACATCACAGTCCGCAAGCAAGCCCAGGAAGCTTTGCAACAAAGTGAGGCTCGCTACCGCGCCATTATTGAAGATCAAACCGAATTGATCTGTCGATATCAGCCGGACGGCAGTCTGACATTTGTCAATGATGCTTACTGCCGCTATTTCCATAAGCAGCGTTCTGAGCTGATGGGTTACAGCTTTATGCCAGTGATTCCTGAAGATGACCAACCATTGGTTACCCAGAATATTAGTTCTCTATGTGTAGAACAACCTATCGTGGCTCACGAACACCGAATTATTCTTCCTGGTGGAGAGATTCGTTGGCAACAGTGGACGAACCGAGCCTTGTTTGATGAGTCTGGCAATATCCTAGAGCTTCAGGGTGTGGGACGGGACATTACAGAACTCAAGCAAGCTGAAGCTGAAATTGTTAAAGCCTTGGAAAGAGAAAGAGAACTGAGCGAATTGCGATCGCAATTCGTGTCTTTAGTGTCCCACGAGTTTCGCACGCCCCTAACTACAATTCAATCCTCAGCGGAACTGCTTGAACGCTACAACAACAGATTATCTGAGGAGAAGAAACAAAATCACTATCGGCGCATTCAACATGCCGTGCAACGAATGACTCAGTTGTTAGAGGATGTTCTGACGATTGGCAAAGCTGAAGCGGGAAAACTCAAGTTCACGCCGTCCCCCATGGATTTAGTCGTTTTTTGCCGTGACTTAGTTGAAAGTTTGCAAATGAGTGCAAAGCCGCAACACCAGCTTAACTTTGTGGTGATTGGCGATGGTAGTGGTGCCCAAATGGACGAAAAACTCTTGGGTCATATTTTGACGAATTTACTCACTAATGCGATTAAATATTCCCCGGATGGAGGGACTGTTCAATTCGATTTAATTTGCGATCGCACTTGGGCTATTTTCCGCATTGAAGATAGTGGAATTGGCATTCCCCACGAAGATTTAGAGCGTTTATTTGAATCTTTTGGGCGAGCGAGCAATGTGGGTGCCATTCCTGGGACGGGACTAGGGCTAGCCATTGTCAAACGGTGTGTGGATTTACACAAGGGTGAGATTACTGTAAAGAGTGAAATTGGAGTAGGAACAACCTTTACGGTTACGCTGCCGTTACAGCCTTAA
- a CDS encoding rhomboid family intramembrane serine protease, which yields MNRIEIFIYTLCLSLILKGGITPEFETQFRILCELIVYTWSLGIVNWVFCGGALRKLGIRPRTSLGLLGILTSPFLHSSWEHLVGNTIPFFILGSFVMLGGIRDFFILTVFTPLFSGLGIWLFGQPYTNHIGASDIIFGYLGFLLVRSYFANDALSIVLTIVVGFMYGKILWGIFPGEEGVSWEGHFFGLIAGVLVASFLDVFRMMLPTSM from the coding sequence ATGAATCGCATCGAAATTTTTATTTATACGCTATGCCTTAGTTTAATCCTTAAAGGCGGCATCACTCCTGAATTTGAAACTCAATTCAGAATTTTATGTGAGTTAATTGTCTACACTTGGAGCTTGGGAATTGTTAATTGGGTCTTCTGCGGCGGAGCGCTCAGAAAGCTGGGTATTCGTCCTCGCACCTCCCTCGGATTATTAGGTATCTTGACTTCGCCTTTCCTGCATAGCAGTTGGGAACACTTAGTAGGAAACACCATTCCTTTCTTCATCCTGGGTTCGTTTGTCATGTTAGGAGGAATTCGGGACTTTTTCATCCTTACAGTGTTTACACCGCTTTTTAGTGGGCTGGGAATCTGGCTGTTCGGTCAACCCTACACGAACCACATTGGTGCTTCAGATATTATTTTTGGCTATTTAGGTTTCCTGCTGGTACGCAGCTATTTTGCCAATGATGCCCTGTCAATTGTCTTGACAATAGTTGTCGGCTTTATGTACGGGAAGATTCTCTGGGGTATTTTTCCTGGAGAGGAGGGCGTATCCTGGGAAGGACATTTTTTTGGCTTGATAGCCGGTGTACTCGTTGCCAGTTTTCTAGATGTGTTTCGGATGATGTTACCTACGTCAATGTAA
- a CDS encoding hemerythrin domain-containing protein codes for MPVTLDDTKRIAIAQKLADMKALQNLLIANEQRLIQACTDEEIRKRLQDFIQDDQKNLGVLDTVMVQYGVKGEPKETTQMLIEQVQKLMEGSELTLYEKVAQHELLKHKQTMAGLLIHKCAQVVGADVMAAIGPLNAVNFDNRAHQEQLKGVLEILGTRELTGQEPDQSLWGRVQDAVAALSGVVGSAVTRSDDEMDIRALLRMDHTKVNTLFMEVQGTNDPQKIQEYFGQIYKDLSAHSAAEEQVVYPAIRSYYQDTQELYSEQAEMKQMLEHIKSLDPSSIDNFKANVEQLMIAVQSHVQQEENEMFPKLRDNFSHEQQKQMATEFKSVKSQLQDQMAASAK; via the coding sequence ATGCCAGTAACACTTGATGATACCAAACGTATTGCGATCGCCCAGAAACTCGCTGACATGAAAGCGCTTCAGAATCTGCTTATTGCCAATGAGCAGAGACTAATACAAGCCTGCACGGATGAAGAGATTCGGAAGCGTCTGCAAGATTTTATCCAAGACGATCAGAAAAACCTAGGCGTTCTGGACACAGTGATGGTTCAGTATGGTGTCAAAGGAGAGCCAAAAGAAACCACTCAGATGCTGATTGAGCAAGTTCAGAAACTCATGGAAGGTTCTGAGTTGACTTTATATGAAAAAGTAGCTCAGCACGAACTGCTCAAGCATAAACAAACAATGGCTGGACTCCTGATCCACAAGTGTGCACAGGTTGTTGGTGCTGACGTTATGGCCGCGATCGGGCCATTGAATGCGGTTAACTTTGATAACCGCGCTCATCAAGAGCAACTCAAAGGAGTTCTAGAAATTTTGGGCACCCGTGAATTGACTGGGCAAGAGCCAGATCAAAGCCTGTGGGGCCGCGTTCAAGATGCTGTTGCCGCATTGAGTGGTGTAGTTGGAAGCGCCGTCACTCGTAGCGATGATGAGATGGACATCCGTGCTCTCCTCCGCATGGATCACACCAAAGTCAATACCCTGTTCATGGAAGTTCAGGGCACCAATGATCCTCAAAAAATACAAGAGTATTTCGGTCAAATCTACAAAGATTTAAGCGCCCACTCCGCTGCCGAAGAACAAGTTGTTTACCCAGCAATCCGCTCTTACTACCAAGACACTCAGGAGCTTTATTCTGAGCAAGCTGAAATGAAGCAAATGCTGGAGCACATTAAGTCTTTAGATCCTTCTTCAATTGACAACTTCAAAGCTAACGTTGAGCAATTGATGATAGCTGTTCAGTCTCATGTGCAGCAAGAAGAGAACGAAATGTTCCCCAAACTGCGCGACAACTTCAGCCACGAGCAGCAGAAGCAAATGGCGACTGAATTCAAATCCGTTAAAAGCCAGTTGCAAGACCAAATGGCAGCTTCTGCAAAGTAG
- a CDS encoding DUF2993 domain-containing protein — MPDEPRLEEQALSEAAEMAITAQLDEVENIDVEVHTDLLKMVQGQADSVSIAAQGVVMQKDIRVQEMEVHTDRIAIDLLRTIFGQVELEKPLDATARVVLTEQDLNRALDSDYIRQLPETPS; from the coding sequence ATGCCAGATGAGCCACGGTTGGAGGAACAGGCGCTCTCCGAAGCGGCTGAGATGGCGATCACGGCGCAACTCGATGAGGTCGAAAATATAGACGTAGAAGTCCACACCGATTTGCTGAAAATGGTTCAGGGACAAGCGGATTCTGTCTCGATCGCGGCTCAGGGTGTGGTCATGCAGAAAGACATCCGCGTGCAGGAGATGGAAGTACATACAGATCGCATTGCCATCGATCTCCTTCGCACGATTTTCGGTCAGGTTGAACTGGAAAAACCCCTGGATGCCACTGCGCGTGTGGTACTCACAGAACAAGACCTCAACCGTGCCTTAGACTCAGACTACATCCGCCAACTTCCCGAAACCCCTTCTTAA
- a CDS encoding DUF1003 domain-containing protein — MKSNRTGKPENALEEIQTVLHTTKVVIPSVPLPDPLAQNIEAIIALQAKAEKDLSRTQRIVEAITAFFADPKFLYCILLGVTLWMVVNLLPHGFGIPAFDPPPFEWLEHLLGLGSLLISTGVLITQNRQEKLTEQRMQLSLQLNLLSEQKIAKLIALVEELRRDLPNVRDRHDPEAEVMKQPADPHLVLEVLEKTLTEELEQLQQKNSSDS, encoded by the coding sequence ATGAAAAGCAACCGCACAGGAAAGCCTGAAAACGCACTCGAAGAAATCCAGACAGTACTTCACACCACCAAAGTTGTTATCCCTTCGGTTCCCTTACCTGACCCCCTTGCTCAAAATATTGAGGCAATTATCGCCTTGCAAGCGAAAGCAGAAAAAGACTTGTCCCGAACTCAGCGAATCGTAGAAGCTATAACCGCTTTTTTCGCTGATCCGAAATTTCTGTACTGCATCCTGCTGGGTGTGACGCTGTGGATGGTGGTCAATCTCTTACCTCACGGCTTCGGCATCCCGGCATTTGACCCACCACCGTTTGAATGGCTGGAGCATTTACTCGGTCTAGGTAGTTTGCTAATCTCAACAGGAGTGCTGATTACGCAAAATCGGCAAGAAAAGCTGACGGAACAGCGTATGCAACTGAGCTTGCAACTCAACCTACTGTCTGAGCAAAAAATTGCCAAGCTGATTGCCTTGGTTGAGGAACTGCGCCGCGATCTTCCCAATGTTAGAGATCGACATGACCCGGAAGCGGAGGTGATGAAGCAACCCGCCGATCCCCACCTTGTTCTGGAAGTGCTGGAAAAGACCTTAACTGAAGAACTGGAACAGCTTCAGCAAAAAAATTCATCCGATTCCTGA
- a CDS encoding DUF2993 domain-containing protein, which translates to MTLGKPDIGEQALSKAAEIGLSTQLDEVENLDVDIRTDPGKLLQGQLDSVAIEGKGLVMQKDLRAEELQIKTSNIAINPLSAAFGKIELTRPTDADAHVVLTEQDIERAFNSEYIHNKLQNLTVHVNGQPLVIDTRQVQLRLPGDGKIVLTAEILSKETGETQQISFSTVPHLTPGGERIALEDIQYAQGKELSPELTTALLERASELLNLRNFELEGMSLRLKGMDVQKGKLTLQATARVEQFPDS; encoded by the coding sequence GTGACACTAGGCAAACCCGATATTGGCGAACAAGCACTGAGTAAAGCCGCAGAAATTGGACTATCAACCCAACTGGATGAAGTGGAAAATCTGGACGTTGATATCCGTACTGACCCAGGTAAACTCCTTCAAGGACAATTAGATTCCGTTGCCATTGAAGGCAAAGGTCTGGTGATGCAGAAAGACCTTCGTGCCGAGGAATTGCAGATCAAAACCAGCAACATTGCGATCAATCCGCTGAGCGCGGCTTTTGGGAAAATTGAATTGACGCGTCCCACAGATGCTGACGCTCATGTTGTTCTCACCGAACAAGATATTGAACGTGCTTTTAACTCTGAATATATCCATAACAAGCTGCAAAACCTTACGGTGCATGTCAATGGTCAACCGTTGGTAATCGACACACGTCAGGTACAATTGCGCCTACCCGGTGACGGAAAAATTGTACTTACCGCTGAAATTCTCTCGAAGGAAACCGGAGAAACTCAGCAAATCTCCTTCTCGACTGTACCGCACCTGACTCCGGGCGGAGAACGGATCGCATTAGAGGACATTCAGTATGCCCAAGGCAAAGAGTTATCGCCAGAACTGACTACGGCACTCTTAGAGAGGGCAAGCGAATTGCTGAATTTACGTAACTTTGAACTAGAAGGGATGTCACTGCGCCTCAAAGGAATGGATGTGCAAAAGGGCAAACTAACCCTTCAAGCTACAGCTCGTGTCGAGCAATTTCCTGATTCTTAA
- a CDS encoding DUF2231 domain-containing protein: protein MTQTPNIPPIIESEESNYRDTGVPSTVAVAGHPLHPAIITLPIGLLVSAPVTDIAYWFLGDVFWARASFWLIVAGLVTGLVAAITGLLDFIRIGRVRKHTAGWAHMYANVTALVVTAINLGLRVGDPVENLLFTGLVLSVIVATLLGISGWYGGELVYRHKIAVIGYGDKDER, encoded by the coding sequence ATGACACAGACTCCCAATATCCCGCCCATAATTGAAAGTGAAGAGAGTAATTATCGAGATACTGGTGTGCCCAGTACAGTAGCGGTTGCAGGGCATCCGCTCCATCCCGCCATCATCACTTTACCCATTGGTCTTCTGGTCAGTGCACCTGTAACAGATATAGCCTACTGGTTTCTGGGTGACGTTTTTTGGGCACGCGCTTCATTTTGGCTAATCGTGGCTGGGTTGGTCACGGGTCTAGTTGCTGCCATTACCGGTCTGCTAGACTTCATCAGAATTGGTCGGGTTCGTAAGCACACAGCCGGTTGGGCGCATATGTATGCTAACGTCACTGCACTTGTTGTTACAGCAATCAACCTGGGGTTAAGAGTAGGCGACCCCGTTGAAAATCTTTTGTTCACAGGATTAGTGCTCTCGGTAATTGTGGCAACACTGCTTGGCATTTCGGGTTGGTATGGAGGCGAACTGGTCTACCGTCATAAAATTGCCGTGATTGGCTACGGTGACAAAGATGAACGCTAG
- a CDS encoding peptidase, with translation MSAISIAPITMFAVGLSAVVATAQVQLYQPIPLSIGNSIKDALSDKDIPTGKKGFAKDYIVKLAAGDQVEIAASSDNFDTFVSLIAADGSVLEENDDDPEGSTNSLLVVKITKTENYIIRVRASGENKAHGSFTLNVKKSSS, from the coding sequence ATGAGCGCTATCTCCATTGCTCCCATCACTATGTTTGCTGTTGGTTTGAGTGCTGTAGTAGCTACCGCACAAGTTCAGCTCTACCAACCGATTCCTCTATCCATTGGTAATTCAATTAAAGATGCTCTTTCAGACAAAGATATTCCCACGGGCAAAAAGGGATTTGCCAAAGACTACATCGTGAAGTTGGCGGCAGGAGACCAAGTGGAGATCGCAGCCTCATCTGATAACTTTGATACTTTTGTCTCACTCATAGCGGCTGATGGTTCTGTCCTTGAAGAGAACGATGATGACCCCGAAGGCAGTACCAATTCGCTACTGGTTGTTAAAATTACCAAAACAGAAAATTACATTATTCGAGTACGAGCTTCGGGTGAAAATAAGGCTCATGGATCTTTTACCCTCAACGTTAAGAAATCATCGTCTTAA